Proteins encoded by one window of Yamadazyma tenuis chromosome 2, complete sequence:
- the GDI1 gene encoding Rab GDP dissociation inhibitor alpha (BUSCO:EOG09262739; EggNog:ENOG503NU8W; COG:O) yields MDEEFDVIVLGTGLTECILSGLLSVEGKKVLHIDKQDFYGGESASLNLSQVYSKFRPSGQKPELAGRDRDWCIDLIPKFLMSNGELTNILVHTDVTRYIEFKQIGGSYVYRNGRIAKVPANEMEAVRSSLMGIFEKRRMKGFLEFIAKYDEDDKSTHQGLDLDNNTMNEVYNYFRLENGTKDFIGHAMALWPNDDYLNEPAKPTYERIILYVQSVAKYGKSPYIYPLYGLGELPQGFARLSAIYGGTYMLGTPIDEILYDEKKNFAGVITKEGKAKAPIVIADPTYFPERVKKTGQKVIRAMCILDHPVANTSDLDSLQLIIPQNQVGRKHDIYVAVVSDVHCVVPKGYYLAIVSTIIETETPHVELEPAFKLLGSRVDTLMGIAELYEPQDDGTSSGIFISKSYDSTSHFESMTDDVKDLYFRVTGKPLVLKKRPSDQEEDDALNGL; encoded by the coding sequence atggatgaagaatttgacGTAATTGTCTTGGGTACTGGATTGACCGAATGTATCTTGTCAGGATTATTGTCTGTTGAAGGCAAAAAGGTCTTACACATTGACAAACAAGATTTTTATGGGGGAGAATCAGCATCATTGAACTTATCTCAGGTATACTCTAAATTCAGACCTTCAGGTCAAAAGCCTGAATTGGCCGGTAGAGATAGAGACTGGTGTATTGACTTAATTCCTAAGTTCTTAATGTCCAATGGAGAATTGACCAATATTTTGGTTCACACCGATGTCACTAGATATATCGAGTTCAAAcaaattggtggaagttATGTGTACAGAAATGGCAGAATCGCCAAGGTCCCGGCCAATGAAATGGAAGCAGTCAGGTCATCGTTGATGGGAATTTTcgaaaagagaagaatGAAGGGTTTCTTGGAGTTTATTGCCAAATATGATGAGGACGATAAATCCACTCATCAAGGATTGGATTTGGATAACAACACCATGAATGAAGTCTATAATTATTTCAGATTAGAGAACGGGACGAAAGATTTCATCGGCCACGCTATGGCCTTATGGCCCAATGATGATTACTTGAATGAACCTGCTAAGCCAACCTATGAACGAATCATTTTGTACGTCCAGTCGGTGGCCAAGTATGGAAAGTCGCCTTATATTTACCCATTGTATGGATTGGGTGAATTACCTCAAGGTTTTGCGAGGTTGTCTGCCATATATGGTGGTACCTATATGTTGGGAACTCCAATCGATGAAATCTTGTACGacgaaaagaagaacttcGCTGGGgttatcaccaaagaaggtAAAGCCAAGGCCCCAATTGTCATCGCCGACCCTACTTATTTTCCTGAAAGAGTCAAGAAGACAGGCCAAAAAGTCATTAGAGCTATGTGCATTTTGGATCACCCCGTCGCCAACACCTCTGACTTGGACTCGTTGCAATTGATTATTccccaaaatcaagttggcagAAAGCATGATATCTACGTAGCTGTGGTGTCGGATGTTCACTGTGTAGTGCCAAAAGGGTACTACTTGGCCATAGTTTCCACTATTATTGAAACCGAAACTCCTCATGTTGAGTTGGAGCCAGCTTTCAAATTATTGGGTTCCCGAGTTGATACTTTAATGGGTATTGCCGAATTGTATGAGCCCCAGGATGATGGTACTTCCAGTGGAATCTTCATTTCGAAGAGTTATGACTCTACTTCACATTTTGAATCTATGACTGATGATGTTAAAGATTTATACTTTAGAGTTACCGGTAAGCCATTggtcttgaagaaaagaccaTCTGACCAGGAAGAGGACGATGCCTTAAATGGTCTTTAA
- a CDS encoding Xaa-Pro dipeptidase (EggNog:ENOG503NUNG; COG:E; MEROPS:MER0001733), with protein sequence MVEQEIEALKGKKYPAKQHCRNVCSHFTTKKPNAKSAGHYFFVSGEREVLYQYSDQAKPFRQNRYFFYLSGCDIPGAHVIYNCGSDSLTLYLPEIDYDDVMWSGMPLSIDEAYAKFDVDTVKYASELEKDVAALSSNQIFTTDINDSNKAFSHALTAGDPDLFYALDESRLIKDEYEIELMKHASKMTDNCHFAVMSALPIENNEGHIHAEFMYHALRQGSKYQSYDPICCSGPNCSTLHYVKNDDEMAQKRSVLIDAGCEWSLYASDVTRCFPINGEWTKEHLEIYNIVLKMQKATMDMIKPGASWDECHLTAHKVMISEFLKLGIFKSEYTAEDIYDSKVSVRFFPHGLGHLLGMDTHDVGGYANYQDENVLLQYLRLRRPLQKGMVITDEPGVYFSPFLLKDVLETPEKMKFIDKEVLDKYWYIGGVRIEDDLLITDDGFENFTKITSDPAEISKIVKAGLAKGSSGFHNVV encoded by the coding sequence AtggttgaacaagaaattgaagcaTTGAAGGGCAAGAAGTACCCTGCAAAGCAACATTGTAGAAATGTGTGCTCACatttcaccaccaagaaaccAAATGCCAAGTCGGCTGGCCACTATTTCTTCGTTAGTGGTGAAAGAGAAGTGTTGTACCAGTATTCTGATCAAGCCAAGCCTTTTAGACAGAACAGATACTTTTTTTACTTGAGTGGTTGTGATATCCCAGGAGCTCATGTCATATATAATTGTGGTTCCGATTCGTTGACGTTATATTTACCAGAAATCGACTACGATGATGTGATGTGGTCAGGAATGCCATTATCTATCGATGAAGCATACGCCAAATTTGATGTCGACACGGTTAAATACGCCAGCGAATTGGAGAAGGACGTGGCTGCTTTAAGCAGTAACCAAATCTTCACTACCGATATCAACGACAGTAACAAAGCCTTCAGTCATGCTTTGACGGCTGGAGACCCGGACTTGTTCTATGCTCTCGATGAGTCTCGATTAATCAAGGATGAGTACGAAATCGAGTTGATGAAACACGCCTCGAAAATGACTGATAACTGCCACTTTGCAGTCATGTCTGCTCTTCCCATCGAGAATAACGAAGGACATATACATGCTGAATTCATGTACCATGCGTTAAGGCAAGGGTCCAAGTACCAATCTTATGATCCTATATGCTGTAGTGGACCCAActgttcaactcttcacTATGTGAAGAACGATGATGAAATGGCCCAGAAGAGATCGGTCTTGATCGATGCTGGTTGTGAGTGGTCGCTCTATGCGTCGGATGTCACCAGGTGTTTCCCAATTAATGGTGAATGGACTAAGGAACACTTGGAAATCTACAACATTGTTCTCAAGATGCAAAAGGCCACCATGGACATGATCAAACCTGGTGCCTCGTGGGATGAGTGTCACTTGACGGCTCATaaggtgatgatttctgagttcttgaagttgggaatCTTCAAATCTGAGTACACGGCTGAAGACATCTACGACTCGAAAGTCAGTGTTCGGTTTTTCCCTCATGGTTTGGGCCACTTGCTTGGAATGGATACCCATGATGTGGGAGGATATGCCAACTACCAAGATGAGAATGTGTTGTTGCAATACTTGAGATTGCGTAGACCATTGCAAAAGGGTATGGTTATTACCGACGAACCTGGTGTTTACTTTTCCCCCTTTTTATTGAAAGACGTTTTGGAGACCCCTGAGAAGATGAAGTTCATTGACAAAGAGGTTTTGGACAAGTACTGGTACATCGGAGGAGTGagaattgaagatgatttgttAATCACGGACGATGgatttgaaaacttcaccaaaatcacctcTGACCCAGCTGAAATCTCCAAGATAGTAAAGGCCGGTTTGGCCAAAGGATCCTCTGGTTTCCACAACGTCGTATAA
- the RPN11 gene encoding multicatalytic endopeptidase (BUSCO:EOG09263QB7; EggNog:ENOG503NV6C; MEROPS:MER0022005; COG:O) produces MENLQRLLGAAGGFGRAPVAASDGPAIDNAETVYISSLALLKMLKHGRAGVPMEVMGLMLGEFVDEFTIQVIDVFAMPQSGTGVSVEAVDDVFQTKMMDMLRQTGRDQMVVGWYHSHPGFGCWLSSVDVNTQQSFEQLNKRAVAVVIDPIQSVKGKVVIDAFRTIDTSTLMMGQEPRQTTSNVGHLNKPSIQALIHGLNRHYYSLNIDYHKTSYETNMLLNLHKNTWQSGLKMSNFDHQDHKNLENTEKMVKVAELYNQRVQEEKELSEEQLKTRYVGKQDPKKHLSDTAEIAIEENVTSLLTTDLVLFSIILAGIHRNTGLVFDASNLSSVDFRRWFAKYLNFGETCYDKLVSLLKMSGYFKQNNLISDYLTRETKKFVDEQAKRD; encoded by the exons ATGGAGAACTTACAGAGATTGTTAGGAGCTGCCGGTGGATTTGGCCGTGCGCCCGTCGCTGCCTCTGATGGACCCGCTATAGACAATGCTGAAACCGTCTACATATCGTCAttggcattgttgaagatgttgaagcATGGTAGAGCCGGTGTGCCAATGGAAGTGATGGGGTTGATGTTGGGAGAATTCGTCGACGAGTTCACTATTCAAGTGATTGATGTGTTTGCCATGCCCCAGTCTGGTACCGGTGTTTCTGTGGAAGCGGTTGACGATGTTTTCCAAACCAAAATGATGGATATGTTGAGACAAACTGGACGGGACCAAATGGTTGTTGGATGGTATCACTCACATCCAGGGTTTGGGTGTTGGTTATCATCAGTGGATGTGAACACCCAACAGtcatttgaacaattgaacaaaaggGCCGTGGCTGTGGTGATAGATCCTATTCAGTCGGTTAAGGGTAAAGTTGTTATAGACGCATTCAGAACTATCGATACCTCCACTTTAATGATGGGCCAGGAACCAAGACAGACCACTTCTAACGTCGGTCACTTGAATAAGCCCTCGATTCAGGCATTAATTCATGGGTTGAACCGTCATTATTACTCATTGAATATTGACTACCACAAAACTTCTTACGAAACAAATATGTTATTGAACTTGCATAAGAATACTTGGCAATCAGGTTTAAAAATGAGCAACTTCGACCACCAAGACCACAAAAATTTGGAAAATACCGAAAAGATGGTCAAAGTAGCAGAGTTGTATAATCAAAGAGTAcaagaagagaaggaattgCTGGAAGAGCAATTAAAAACTAGATATGTGGGTAAACAAGACCCCAAAAAGCACTTGAGTGATACTGCAGAAATTGCTATCGAGGAGAATGTCACGTCCTTGTTGACCA CAgacttggtgttgttcTCCATCATTTTAGCTGGAATTCACAGAAACACTGGCTTAGTGTTTGATGCCTCCAACTTATCATCTGTTGATTTCCGCAGATGGTTTGCCAAGTATTTGAACTTTGGAGAAACTTGTTACGATAAACTTGTTTCgttattgaagatgtcTGGCTACTTCAAGCAAAACAATTTGATATCTGACTACTTGACAAGAGAGACAAAGAAATTTGTCGATGAGCAAGCCAAAAGAGATTGA
- a CDS encoding DNA polymerase alpha-associated DNA helicase A (BUSCO:EOG092617S2; EggNog:ENOG503NXAX; COG:L): protein MTTTFEERFKNAIELEQKIDLDQTNVYLEAYSSKKLAKLGLAIVNLVIDNIRTGLGGKTIIDLVIDPALGSDKEIELGSIRVGDIVKLDKMAGSGTKEESNEDNGKDDELSGVITRINSKSVCMSVDEDTNDDKVLNMYNNTASDNNKMWIVKLTNSITYKRMIISMNKLRDLESKPDLIQLLLGETPYYSYNNQKKLNEKDFFNQSLNQSQKEAIEFSINSPVTIIHGPPGTGKTFTIIEIVQQLVTNHNERVLVCGPSNISVDTILERLAPTFTESSTKRKKKSKEASGQVIRIGHPARLLGANLQHSLDILSKGTSNDILADIEGDIKETLTKIKKCKRRVERKALYQELKQFKKELRGREKKIIKDLLVASKVITSTLHGAGSRELLSVYDDKVFNKENPFFHTIIIDEVSQSLEPQCWIPLINHLGIKRLIIAGDNMQLPPTIKTLDSAVKIDKKTTANLEVTLFDRLVKYVEGNKYKKLLDIQYRMNEEIMQFPSQELYEGKLQAFKDNASISLVDLPNVERDDDTELKCIWMDTQGGDFQEQMNEDENNSKFNEYEAALVNQHLKKLTSLQVAPQDIGVISPYNAQVSLLKRIINNPAVEISTVDGFQGREKEVIIISLVRSNSSNEIGFLKERRRMNVAMTRPKRQLYVVGDLELLSGSTEYLKHWCQTVEAHYDIRYPEIEY, encoded by the coding sequence ATGACAACTACTTTTGAGGAAAGATTCAAAAATGCTATTGAGTTGGAACAGAAAATCGATCTTGACCAAACAAATGTGTATCTTGAAGCATACAGTTCCAAGAAGCTAGCCAAATTGGGTCTTGCAATTGTCAATTTGGTTATTGATAATATTCGAACTGGCTTGGGAGGGAAGACCATCATAGATTTGGTGATAGATCCAGCTTTGGGGAGCGATAAGGAAATCGAACTTGGAAGCATAAGGGTTGGTGATATAGTTAAATTGGATAAAATGGCAGGACTGGGGACGAAGGAAGAGCTGAATGAAGACAATGGcaaagatgatgagttAAGCGGAGTTATTACTAGAATCAATTCCAAATCTGTGTGCATGTCAGTTGACGAAGATACCAACGATGACAAAGTTTTGAACATGTATAACAATACAGCAAGTGATAACAATAAAATGTGGATTGTCAAGTTAACCAATTCGATAACGTACAAGAGAATGATAATATCGATGAATAAACTACGTGATTTGGAGTCTAAACCTGATCTCATCCAACTTTTACTAGGTGAAACTCCATACTACTCTTATAATAATCAAAAAAAATTGAATGAGAAGgactttttcaaccaaagcCTCAACCAATCCCAGAAAGAAGCTATTGAGTTCTCCATCAACAGTCCTGTCACTATCATTCATGGTCCTCCAGGGACAGGAAAAACATTCACCATCATTGAGATAGTTCAACAGCTTGTGACCAACCACAATGAACGGGTCCTTGTTTGTGGACCTTCCAATATATCTGTCGACACGATACTTGAAAGGTTGGCCCCAACTTTCACAGAATCTTCGACTAAACGTAAAAAAAAGTCAAAAGAAGCATCAGGCCAGGTCATCCGAATTGGACACCCTGCCCGACTTCTTGGTGCCAACTTACAGCATTCCTTGGACATATTGAGTAAGGGTACCTCAAATGACATTCTTGCTGATATTGAAGGCGATATCAAAGAAACATTGActaaaatcaaaaagtgtaaaagaagagttgagaGAAAAGCTCTTTACCAAGAATTGAAACAATTTAAGAAGGAATTAAGAGGACGGGAAaagaaaatcatcaaagatcttcttgttgCATCCAAAGTGATTACTAGTACCCTTCATGGAGCTGGATCTCGAGAACTCCTTTCCGTATATGATGACAAGGTGTTTAATAAGGAGAACCCATTTTTCCACACCATAATAATCGATGAGGTATCACAATCGTTAGAGCCCCAATGTTGGATCCCTCTTATAAACCATCTTGGAATCAAAAGGCTTATCATTGCTGGGGATAATATGCAACTTCCTCCTACCATCAAAACCCTCGACTCGGCCGTCAAAATCGATAAGAAAACCACTGCAAATCTAGAAGTCACCTTGTTTGACCGGCTTGTGAAATACGTCGAGGGcaacaagtacaagaagTTGCTTGACATTCAGTACCGTATGAATGAAGAAATAATGCAGTTCCCATCTCAGGAACTATATGAAGGGAAGCTTCAAGCGTTCAAAGACAATGCTTCCATCTCACTTGTAGACCTACCCAACGTGGAAAGGGATGACGACACTGAGCTTAAGTGCATTTGGATGGACACTCAAGGAGGCGACTTCCAAGAGCAAATGAACGAAGACGAGaacaattccaagtttAACGAATATGAAGCGGCATTGGTGAATCAGCATCTCAAAAAGCTTACTCTGTTGCAGGTAGCACCCCAAGATATAGGGGTGATATCTCCGTATAATGCCCAAGTGTCTCTACTTAAGCGGATCATAAACAACCCTGCTGTTGAAATTAGTACGGTGGATGGATTCCAAGgaagagagaaagaagTGATTATTATATCTTTGGTGAGGTCGAACTCGTCAAATGAGATTGGATTTCTCAAGgagagaagaagaatgaacGTGGCAATGACTCGGCCCAAACGGCAACTTTATGTGGTGGGAGATCTAGAATTGCTCTCGGGGTCTACCGAGTATTTGAAGCATTGGTGCCAAACGGTCGAGGCCCACTATGACATTCGATATCCCGAGATCGAATATTAA